The Megalobrama amblycephala isolate DHTTF-2021 linkage group LG7, ASM1881202v1, whole genome shotgun sequence genome window below encodes:
- the pcdh18a gene encoding protocadherin-18a isoform X1 has translation MDTSKVTVFCVTLLKLALLVTLARHVSAKTLKYQVYEEQKVGTVIARLREDVADVLSKLPSSIPLRFRAMQRGSATLLSVREQDGEISIRTKIDREKLCEKNLNCTIEFDVLTLPTEHLQLFHIEVEILDINDNAPQFARPVIPIEISETAVVGTRIPLDSATDPDVGENSLNTYSLTPSDFFMIDILTRTDGAKYAELVVLKELDREVRASYELQLTASDRGVPPKFGTTLLKISIADANDNNPVFEKPSYVINLLENSPLGSLLIDLNATDPDEGTNGKIVYSFSSHVSPKILETFKINSDNGHLTLMRKVDFESTNSYDIDVQAQDMGHNSMPAHCKVIIKVVDVNDNNPDISINLMSTGNEEIAYISETAPVDSFVALVRVDDLDSGLNGEVECRLHGQGHFRLQKTYEKNYMIVTNVTLDREKRSEFSLTVIAEDKGSPSLSTIKHFTVQVQDENDNAPRFEKSRYEISKAENNSPGAYLSSVKASDPDLGPNGQVSYSILESMIHGSSISTYVTIDPSNGDIYALRTFDREDASQISFLVQARDSGSPPLRSNVTVVLNVLDENDNRPVIMMPQLWNHTADVPVSKYAEVGDVVTVVRAIDRDAGSNGDLSCFVVGGNEAGYFAMDAKTCEIRTNVSMQDIPQDHVELTILVQDHGAQPLSARALLRLSLYENIENHMNPHLTGGGTGDGPLDVSMIIIISLGAICAVLLLIMVAFALRCSREKKDTRSYNCRVAESTYQQHPKKPSRQIHKGDITLMPTGNGTLPIRAHHRSPTSSPGPERAHMGSRQSQHSRHSLNSLVTISSNHIPENFALELTHATPPVEQVSQLLSILHQGQYQPRPSFRGNKYSRSYRYALQDMDKFSLKDSGRGDSDAGDSDCEMGRDSPIDRLLGDGFGDLFHSDGHHRLHPAVMRLCTEECRVLGHSDQCWMPSQASSDYRVNMYIPGEESRPQVLEEDQQSVDSAKKSFSTFGKDNDEECGSSLLSEMNNVFQRLLPTSYAEVKELEECAAPPPSFIGMENRKGFLPGKAASTGPSYPQGVAVWAANTHFQNPGGAVTSGHGSTNHAASQAHLKWLPAMEEIPENYEEDDLESVLSQRQGKRNDTRHEVVDASELVAEINKLLQDVRQS, from the exons ATGGATACCAGCAAGGTCACAGTGTTCTGTGTCACTTTACTCAAACTTGCTCTGCTCGTTACATTGGCACGACACGTCTCGGCCAAAACTCTGAAATACCAAGTTTACGAAGAGCAGAAGGTGGGGACAGTAATCGCCAGACTTCGAGAAGATGTCGCTGATGTTCTGTCCAAACTTCCGAGCTCGATTCCGTTACGATTTAGAGCTATGCAGCGAGGCAGCGCGACTCTTCTCTCCGTGCGCGAACAGGATGGAGAGATCAGCATCAGGACCAAAATAGACCGCGAGAAACTGTGCGAGAAGAATCTTAACTGCACTATCGAATTTGACGTCCTCACCCTCCCAACGGAGCACCTACAGCTGTTCCATATCGAAGTGGAGATTTTGGACATTAACGACAATGCGCCACAATTCGCGCGTCCCGTCATTCCCATAGAGATCTCCGAAACCGCCGTCGTGGGGACGCGCATTCCCCTTGACAGCGCCACCGATCCAGACGTCGGGGAGAACTCTCTGAACACGTACTCTCTGACCCCATCTGACTTCTTTATGATTGATATTCTAACTAGAACCGATGGCGCCAAGTACGCGGAGCTCGTTGTGCTTAAAGAGCTGGACAGAGAGGTGCGAGCGAGCTATGAACTCCAGCTCACCGCCTCAGACAGGGGCGTTCCCCCAAAATTTGGAACAACGCTCCTGAAAATCAGCATAGCTGACGCGAACGACAACAATCCGGTATTTGAGAAGCCATCTTATGTGATCAATTTGCTTGAAAATTCCCCTTTAGGCAGTTTGCTTATTGATCTGAATGCTACTGACCCAGATGAAGGAACCAATGGGAAAATAGTATATTCTTTTAGCAGCCACGTGTCACCTAAAATTTTAGAGACCTTCAAAATTAATTCTGATAATGGTCATTTGACACTGATGAGGAAAGTTGACTTTGAAAGCACAAATTCGTATGACATAGATGTTCAAGCTCAAGACATGGGGCACAACTCAATGCCAGCACACTGTAAAGTCATAATCAAAGTGGTAGACGTGAATGACAACAACCCTGACATTAGTATCAATTTGATGTCCACTGGGAACGAGGAGATAGCTTATATATCAGAGACGGCTCCTGTAGATTCATTTGTTGCTCTGGTGAGAGTAGATGACCTGGACTCTGGGTTGAATGGAGAGGTGGAGTGCCGTCTCCACGGTCAGGGTCATTTCAGGCTGCAGAAGACTTATGAGAAGAACTACATGATTGTTACAAATGTCACTCTGGACCGAGAGAAGAGGTCAGAGTTCAGCCTGACTGTTATAGCCGAAGATAAAGGCTCTCCAAGTTTATCTACCATCAAACACTTCACTGTGCAGGTCCAGGATGAGAACGACAACGCGCCGAGGTTTGAGAAGAGCAGGTATGAGATTTCCAAGGCAGAAAACAACTCCCCAGGAGCTTATCTGTCATCTGTGAAGGCCTCAGATCCAGACCTGGGGCCAAATGGACAAGTGAGCTACTCAATACTTGAAAGTATGATCCATGGGAGCTCCATCTCCACTTACGTCACCATTGACCCCTCTAACGGAGACATTTATGCCCTGCGTACTTTTGATCGCGAAGACGCAAGTCAGATCTCCTTCTTAGTCCAGGCCCGGGATTCTGGAAGTCCTCCACTGCGTAGTAACGTGACTGTTGTGTTGAATGTCTTGGATGAGAATGACAACAGGCCAGTCATCATGATGCCTCAACTGTGGAACCACACAGCGGATGTCCCGGTATCCAAATACGCAGAGGTCGGGGACGTTGTAACTGTTGTCCGTGCGATAGACCGTGATGCCGGCTCCAACGGTGACCTTTCGTGTTTTGTCGTAGGAGGCAACGAGGCAGGTTACTTCGCTATGGATGCTAAAACATGCGAAATTCGGACCAATGTCAGCATGCAGGACATTCCACAGGATCACGTGGAGCTGACCATCCTAGTACAGGACCATGGTGCCCAACCCCTAAGTGCCAGAGCCCTACTGAGACTTTCGCTTTATGAAAACATTGAGAACCACATGAACCCCCATCTAACAGGTGGAGGAACTGGAGACGGCCCTCTAGACGTGTCGATGATCATCATCATCTCCCTTGGGGCAATCTGCGCTGTTCTGCTCCTCATCATGGTGGCCTTTGCCCTTCGCTGCTCACGTGAAAAGAAGGACACTCGCTCATACAACTGCAGGGTGGCTGAGTCTACTTACCAACAGCACCCTAAAAAACCATCACGGCAGATCCATAAGGGTGACATTACCCTGATGCCCACTGGAAATGGGACCCTTCCAATCCGGGCACACCATCGCTCGCCAACCTCCTCGCCCGGACCGGAACGGGCCCACATGGGCAGCCGGCAGAGCCAACACAGCCGCCATTCGCTAAACAGCTTGGTCACTATTTCCTCCAATCACATCCCTGAGAACTTCGCCCTGGAACTTACACATGCCACGCCCCCTGTGGAG CAAGTCTCACAGCTCCTCTCAATACTCCATCAGGGTCAGTATCAGCCGCGGCCCAGCTTCAGAGGGAACAAATACTCTCGCAGCTACAG GTACGCCCTCCAGGACATGGATAAGTTCAGTCTGAAAGATAGTGGGCGTGGCGACAGTGATGCGGGCGACAGCGACTGCGAGATGGGCCGCGATTCGCCCATCGACCGGTTGCTAGGCGACGGCTTCGGAGACCTCTTCCACAGCGATGGACACCACCGTCTCCACCCAG cAGTCATGAGATTGTGTACGGAGGAGTGCCGTGTGTTGGGTCACTCTGACCAGTGCTGGATGCCATCTCAGGCGTCCTCGGATTACCGTGTGAACATGTACATCCCTGGAGAAGAGAGCAGGCCTCAGGTCCTCGAAGAGGACCAGCAGTCAGTCGACTCAGCTAAGAAGAGCTTTTCTACCTTCGGAAAGGACAACGATGAGGAATGCGGCAGCTCACTGCTGTCAGAAATGAACAACGTCTTCCAACGTCTCTTGCCGACTTCTTACGCTGAGGTCAAAGAGCTCGAAGAATGTGCCGCTCCGCCCCCTTCCTTCATCGGCATGGAGAACAGAAAGGGCTTCCTGCCGGGTAAAGCGGCATCTACCGGTCCTTCTTACCCACAGGGTGTTGCCGTGTGGGCGGCCAATACTCACTTTCAGAATCCCGGTGGTGCCGTGACTAGCGGACATGGCTCAACCAATCACGCGGCGTCGCaggcgcatttaaaatggctgCCGGCGATGGAGGAGATTCCAGAGAACTACGAAGAGGACGACTTGGAGAGCGTGCTCAGCCAGCGGCAGGGAAAACGCAATGACACGAGACACGAAGTTGTCGACGCTAGCGAACTGGTTGCCGAAATTAACAAATTGCTTCAAGACGTACGCCAGAGCTAA
- the pcdh18a gene encoding protocadherin-18a isoform X3, with protein MDTSKVTVFCVTLLKLALLVTLARHVSAKTLKYQVYEEQKVGTVIARLREDVADVLSKLPSSIPLRFRAMQRGSATLLSVREQDGEISIRTKIDREKLCEKNLNCTIEFDVLTLPTEHLQLFHIEVEILDINDNAPQFARPVIPIEISETAVVGTRIPLDSATDPDVGENSLNTYSLTPSDFFMIDILTRTDGAKYAELVVLKELDREVRASYELQLTASDRGVPPKFGTTLLKISIADANDNNPVFEKPSYVINLLENSPLGSLLIDLNATDPDEGTNGKIVYSFSSHVSPKILETFKINSDNGHLTLMRKVDFESTNSYDIDVQAQDMGHNSMPAHCKVIIKVVDVNDNNPDISINLMSTGNEEIAYISETAPVDSFVALVRVDDLDSGLNGEVECRLHGQGHFRLQKTYEKNYMIVTNVTLDREKRSEFSLTVIAEDKGSPSLSTIKHFTVQVQDENDNAPRFEKSRYEISKAENNSPGAYLSSVKASDPDLGPNGQVSYSILESMIHGSSISTYVTIDPSNGDIYALRTFDREDASQISFLVQARDSGSPPLRSNVTVVLNVLDENDNRPVIMMPQLWNHTADVPVSKYAEVGDVVTVVRAIDRDAGSNGDLSCFVVGGNEAGYFAMDAKTCEIRTNVSMQDIPQDHVELTILVQDHGAQPLSARALLRLSLYENIENHMNPHLTGGGTGDGPLDVSMIIIISLGAICAVLLLIMVAFALRCSREKKDTRSYNCRVAESTYQQHPKKPSRQIHKGDITLMPTGNGTLPIRAHHRSPTSSPGPERAHMGSRQSQHSRHSLNSLVTISSNHIPENFALELTHATPPVEGQYQPRPSFRGNKYSRSYRYALQDMDKFSLKDSGRGDSDAGDSDCEMGRDSPIDRLLGDGFGDLFHSDGHHRLHPAVMRLCTEECRVLGHSDQCWMPSQASSDYRVNMYIPGEESRPQVLEEDQQSVDSAKKSFSTFGKDNDEECGSSLLSEMNNVFQRLLPTSYAEVKELEECAAPPPSFIGMENRKGFLPGKAASTGPSYPQGVAVWAANTHFQNPGGAVTSGHGSTNHAASQAHLKWLPAMEEIPENYEEDDLESVLSQRQGKRNDTRHEVVDASELVAEINKLLQDVRQS; from the exons ATGGATACCAGCAAGGTCACAGTGTTCTGTGTCACTTTACTCAAACTTGCTCTGCTCGTTACATTGGCACGACACGTCTCGGCCAAAACTCTGAAATACCAAGTTTACGAAGAGCAGAAGGTGGGGACAGTAATCGCCAGACTTCGAGAAGATGTCGCTGATGTTCTGTCCAAACTTCCGAGCTCGATTCCGTTACGATTTAGAGCTATGCAGCGAGGCAGCGCGACTCTTCTCTCCGTGCGCGAACAGGATGGAGAGATCAGCATCAGGACCAAAATAGACCGCGAGAAACTGTGCGAGAAGAATCTTAACTGCACTATCGAATTTGACGTCCTCACCCTCCCAACGGAGCACCTACAGCTGTTCCATATCGAAGTGGAGATTTTGGACATTAACGACAATGCGCCACAATTCGCGCGTCCCGTCATTCCCATAGAGATCTCCGAAACCGCCGTCGTGGGGACGCGCATTCCCCTTGACAGCGCCACCGATCCAGACGTCGGGGAGAACTCTCTGAACACGTACTCTCTGACCCCATCTGACTTCTTTATGATTGATATTCTAACTAGAACCGATGGCGCCAAGTACGCGGAGCTCGTTGTGCTTAAAGAGCTGGACAGAGAGGTGCGAGCGAGCTATGAACTCCAGCTCACCGCCTCAGACAGGGGCGTTCCCCCAAAATTTGGAACAACGCTCCTGAAAATCAGCATAGCTGACGCGAACGACAACAATCCGGTATTTGAGAAGCCATCTTATGTGATCAATTTGCTTGAAAATTCCCCTTTAGGCAGTTTGCTTATTGATCTGAATGCTACTGACCCAGATGAAGGAACCAATGGGAAAATAGTATATTCTTTTAGCAGCCACGTGTCACCTAAAATTTTAGAGACCTTCAAAATTAATTCTGATAATGGTCATTTGACACTGATGAGGAAAGTTGACTTTGAAAGCACAAATTCGTATGACATAGATGTTCAAGCTCAAGACATGGGGCACAACTCAATGCCAGCACACTGTAAAGTCATAATCAAAGTGGTAGACGTGAATGACAACAACCCTGACATTAGTATCAATTTGATGTCCACTGGGAACGAGGAGATAGCTTATATATCAGAGACGGCTCCTGTAGATTCATTTGTTGCTCTGGTGAGAGTAGATGACCTGGACTCTGGGTTGAATGGAGAGGTGGAGTGCCGTCTCCACGGTCAGGGTCATTTCAGGCTGCAGAAGACTTATGAGAAGAACTACATGATTGTTACAAATGTCACTCTGGACCGAGAGAAGAGGTCAGAGTTCAGCCTGACTGTTATAGCCGAAGATAAAGGCTCTCCAAGTTTATCTACCATCAAACACTTCACTGTGCAGGTCCAGGATGAGAACGACAACGCGCCGAGGTTTGAGAAGAGCAGGTATGAGATTTCCAAGGCAGAAAACAACTCCCCAGGAGCTTATCTGTCATCTGTGAAGGCCTCAGATCCAGACCTGGGGCCAAATGGACAAGTGAGCTACTCAATACTTGAAAGTATGATCCATGGGAGCTCCATCTCCACTTACGTCACCATTGACCCCTCTAACGGAGACATTTATGCCCTGCGTACTTTTGATCGCGAAGACGCAAGTCAGATCTCCTTCTTAGTCCAGGCCCGGGATTCTGGAAGTCCTCCACTGCGTAGTAACGTGACTGTTGTGTTGAATGTCTTGGATGAGAATGACAACAGGCCAGTCATCATGATGCCTCAACTGTGGAACCACACAGCGGATGTCCCGGTATCCAAATACGCAGAGGTCGGGGACGTTGTAACTGTTGTCCGTGCGATAGACCGTGATGCCGGCTCCAACGGTGACCTTTCGTGTTTTGTCGTAGGAGGCAACGAGGCAGGTTACTTCGCTATGGATGCTAAAACATGCGAAATTCGGACCAATGTCAGCATGCAGGACATTCCACAGGATCACGTGGAGCTGACCATCCTAGTACAGGACCATGGTGCCCAACCCCTAAGTGCCAGAGCCCTACTGAGACTTTCGCTTTATGAAAACATTGAGAACCACATGAACCCCCATCTAACAGGTGGAGGAACTGGAGACGGCCCTCTAGACGTGTCGATGATCATCATCATCTCCCTTGGGGCAATCTGCGCTGTTCTGCTCCTCATCATGGTGGCCTTTGCCCTTCGCTGCTCACGTGAAAAGAAGGACACTCGCTCATACAACTGCAGGGTGGCTGAGTCTACTTACCAACAGCACCCTAAAAAACCATCACGGCAGATCCATAAGGGTGACATTACCCTGATGCCCACTGGAAATGGGACCCTTCCAATCCGGGCACACCATCGCTCGCCAACCTCCTCGCCCGGACCGGAACGGGCCCACATGGGCAGCCGGCAGAGCCAACACAGCCGCCATTCGCTAAACAGCTTGGTCACTATTTCCTCCAATCACATCCCTGAGAACTTCGCCCTGGAACTTACACATGCCACGCCCCCTGTGGAG GGTCAGTATCAGCCGCGGCCCAGCTTCAGAGGGAACAAATACTCTCGCAGCTACAG GTACGCCCTCCAGGACATGGATAAGTTCAGTCTGAAAGATAGTGGGCGTGGCGACAGTGATGCGGGCGACAGCGACTGCGAGATGGGCCGCGATTCGCCCATCGACCGGTTGCTAGGCGACGGCTTCGGAGACCTCTTCCACAGCGATGGACACCACCGTCTCCACCCAG cAGTCATGAGATTGTGTACGGAGGAGTGCCGTGTGTTGGGTCACTCTGACCAGTGCTGGATGCCATCTCAGGCGTCCTCGGATTACCGTGTGAACATGTACATCCCTGGAGAAGAGAGCAGGCCTCAGGTCCTCGAAGAGGACCAGCAGTCAGTCGACTCAGCTAAGAAGAGCTTTTCTACCTTCGGAAAGGACAACGATGAGGAATGCGGCAGCTCACTGCTGTCAGAAATGAACAACGTCTTCCAACGTCTCTTGCCGACTTCTTACGCTGAGGTCAAAGAGCTCGAAGAATGTGCCGCTCCGCCCCCTTCCTTCATCGGCATGGAGAACAGAAAGGGCTTCCTGCCGGGTAAAGCGGCATCTACCGGTCCTTCTTACCCACAGGGTGTTGCCGTGTGGGCGGCCAATACTCACTTTCAGAATCCCGGTGGTGCCGTGACTAGCGGACATGGCTCAACCAATCACGCGGCGTCGCaggcgcatttaaaatggctgCCGGCGATGGAGGAGATTCCAGAGAACTACGAAGAGGACGACTTGGAGAGCGTGCTCAGCCAGCGGCAGGGAAAACGCAATGACACGAGACACGAAGTTGTCGACGCTAGCGAACTGGTTGCCGAAATTAACAAATTGCTTCAAGACGTACGCCAGAGCTAA
- the pcdh18a gene encoding protocadherin-18a isoform X4: MDTSKVTVFCVTLLKLALLVTLARHVSAKTLKYQVYEEQKVGTVIARLREDVADVLSKLPSSIPLRFRAMQRGSATLLSVREQDGEISIRTKIDREKLCEKNLNCTIEFDVLTLPTEHLQLFHIEVEILDINDNAPQFARPVIPIEISETAVVGTRIPLDSATDPDVGENSLNTYSLTPSDFFMIDILTRTDGAKYAELVVLKELDREVRASYELQLTASDRGVPPKFGTTLLKISIADANDNNPVFEKPSYVINLLENSPLGSLLIDLNATDPDEGTNGKIVYSFSSHVSPKILETFKINSDNGHLTLMRKVDFESTNSYDIDVQAQDMGHNSMPAHCKVIIKVVDVNDNNPDISINLMSTGNEEIAYISETAPVDSFVALVRVDDLDSGLNGEVECRLHGQGHFRLQKTYEKNYMIVTNVTLDREKRSEFSLTVIAEDKGSPSLSTIKHFTVQVQDENDNAPRFEKSRYEISKAENNSPGAYLSSVKASDPDLGPNGQVSYSILESMIHGSSISTYVTIDPSNGDIYALRTFDREDASQISFLVQARDSGSPPLRSNVTVVLNVLDENDNRPVIMMPQLWNHTADVPVSKYAEVGDVVTVVRAIDRDAGSNGDLSCFVVGGNEAGYFAMDAKTCEIRTNVSMQDIPQDHVELTILVQDHGAQPLSARALLRLSLYENIENHMNPHLTGGGTGDGPLDVSMIIIISLGAICAVLLLIMVAFALRCSREKKDTRSYNCRVAESTYQQHPKKPSRQIHKGDITLMPTGNGTLPIRAHHRSPTSSPGPERAHMGSRQSQHSRHSLNSLVTISSNHIPENFALELTHATPPVEGQYQPRPSFRGNKYSRSYRYALQDMDKFSLKDSGRGDSDAGDSDCEMGRDSPIDRLLGDGFGDLFHSDGHHRLHPVMRLCTEECRVLGHSDQCWMPSQASSDYRVNMYIPGEESRPQVLEEDQQSVDSAKKSFSTFGKDNDEECGSSLLSEMNNVFQRLLPTSYAEVKELEECAAPPPSFIGMENRKGFLPGKAASTGPSYPQGVAVWAANTHFQNPGGAVTSGHGSTNHAASQAHLKWLPAMEEIPENYEEDDLESVLSQRQGKRNDTRHEVVDASELVAEINKLLQDVRQS, translated from the exons ATGGATACCAGCAAGGTCACAGTGTTCTGTGTCACTTTACTCAAACTTGCTCTGCTCGTTACATTGGCACGACACGTCTCGGCCAAAACTCTGAAATACCAAGTTTACGAAGAGCAGAAGGTGGGGACAGTAATCGCCAGACTTCGAGAAGATGTCGCTGATGTTCTGTCCAAACTTCCGAGCTCGATTCCGTTACGATTTAGAGCTATGCAGCGAGGCAGCGCGACTCTTCTCTCCGTGCGCGAACAGGATGGAGAGATCAGCATCAGGACCAAAATAGACCGCGAGAAACTGTGCGAGAAGAATCTTAACTGCACTATCGAATTTGACGTCCTCACCCTCCCAACGGAGCACCTACAGCTGTTCCATATCGAAGTGGAGATTTTGGACATTAACGACAATGCGCCACAATTCGCGCGTCCCGTCATTCCCATAGAGATCTCCGAAACCGCCGTCGTGGGGACGCGCATTCCCCTTGACAGCGCCACCGATCCAGACGTCGGGGAGAACTCTCTGAACACGTACTCTCTGACCCCATCTGACTTCTTTATGATTGATATTCTAACTAGAACCGATGGCGCCAAGTACGCGGAGCTCGTTGTGCTTAAAGAGCTGGACAGAGAGGTGCGAGCGAGCTATGAACTCCAGCTCACCGCCTCAGACAGGGGCGTTCCCCCAAAATTTGGAACAACGCTCCTGAAAATCAGCATAGCTGACGCGAACGACAACAATCCGGTATTTGAGAAGCCATCTTATGTGATCAATTTGCTTGAAAATTCCCCTTTAGGCAGTTTGCTTATTGATCTGAATGCTACTGACCCAGATGAAGGAACCAATGGGAAAATAGTATATTCTTTTAGCAGCCACGTGTCACCTAAAATTTTAGAGACCTTCAAAATTAATTCTGATAATGGTCATTTGACACTGATGAGGAAAGTTGACTTTGAAAGCACAAATTCGTATGACATAGATGTTCAAGCTCAAGACATGGGGCACAACTCAATGCCAGCACACTGTAAAGTCATAATCAAAGTGGTAGACGTGAATGACAACAACCCTGACATTAGTATCAATTTGATGTCCACTGGGAACGAGGAGATAGCTTATATATCAGAGACGGCTCCTGTAGATTCATTTGTTGCTCTGGTGAGAGTAGATGACCTGGACTCTGGGTTGAATGGAGAGGTGGAGTGCCGTCTCCACGGTCAGGGTCATTTCAGGCTGCAGAAGACTTATGAGAAGAACTACATGATTGTTACAAATGTCACTCTGGACCGAGAGAAGAGGTCAGAGTTCAGCCTGACTGTTATAGCCGAAGATAAAGGCTCTCCAAGTTTATCTACCATCAAACACTTCACTGTGCAGGTCCAGGATGAGAACGACAACGCGCCGAGGTTTGAGAAGAGCAGGTATGAGATTTCCAAGGCAGAAAACAACTCCCCAGGAGCTTATCTGTCATCTGTGAAGGCCTCAGATCCAGACCTGGGGCCAAATGGACAAGTGAGCTACTCAATACTTGAAAGTATGATCCATGGGAGCTCCATCTCCACTTACGTCACCATTGACCCCTCTAACGGAGACATTTATGCCCTGCGTACTTTTGATCGCGAAGACGCAAGTCAGATCTCCTTCTTAGTCCAGGCCCGGGATTCTGGAAGTCCTCCACTGCGTAGTAACGTGACTGTTGTGTTGAATGTCTTGGATGAGAATGACAACAGGCCAGTCATCATGATGCCTCAACTGTGGAACCACACAGCGGATGTCCCGGTATCCAAATACGCAGAGGTCGGGGACGTTGTAACTGTTGTCCGTGCGATAGACCGTGATGCCGGCTCCAACGGTGACCTTTCGTGTTTTGTCGTAGGAGGCAACGAGGCAGGTTACTTCGCTATGGATGCTAAAACATGCGAAATTCGGACCAATGTCAGCATGCAGGACATTCCACAGGATCACGTGGAGCTGACCATCCTAGTACAGGACCATGGTGCCCAACCCCTAAGTGCCAGAGCCCTACTGAGACTTTCGCTTTATGAAAACATTGAGAACCACATGAACCCCCATCTAACAGGTGGAGGAACTGGAGACGGCCCTCTAGACGTGTCGATGATCATCATCATCTCCCTTGGGGCAATCTGCGCTGTTCTGCTCCTCATCATGGTGGCCTTTGCCCTTCGCTGCTCACGTGAAAAGAAGGACACTCGCTCATACAACTGCAGGGTGGCTGAGTCTACTTACCAACAGCACCCTAAAAAACCATCACGGCAGATCCATAAGGGTGACATTACCCTGATGCCCACTGGAAATGGGACCCTTCCAATCCGGGCACACCATCGCTCGCCAACCTCCTCGCCCGGACCGGAACGGGCCCACATGGGCAGCCGGCAGAGCCAACACAGCCGCCATTCGCTAAACAGCTTGGTCACTATTTCCTCCAATCACATCCCTGAGAACTTCGCCCTGGAACTTACACATGCCACGCCCCCTGTGGAG GGTCAGTATCAGCCGCGGCCCAGCTTCAGAGGGAACAAATACTCTCGCAGCTACAG GTACGCCCTCCAGGACATGGATAAGTTCAGTCTGAAAGATAGTGGGCGTGGCGACAGTGATGCGGGCGACAGCGACTGCGAGATGGGCCGCGATTCGCCCATCGACCGGTTGCTAGGCGACGGCTTCGGAGACCTCTTCCACAGCGATGGACACCACCGTCTCCACCCAG TCATGAGATTGTGTACGGAGGAGTGCCGTGTGTTGGGTCACTCTGACCAGTGCTGGATGCCATCTCAGGCGTCCTCGGATTACCGTGTGAACATGTACATCCCTGGAGAAGAGAGCAGGCCTCAGGTCCTCGAAGAGGACCAGCAGTCAGTCGACTCAGCTAAGAAGAGCTTTTCTACCTTCGGAAAGGACAACGATGAGGAATGCGGCAGCTCACTGCTGTCAGAAATGAACAACGTCTTCCAACGTCTCTTGCCGACTTCTTACGCTGAGGTCAAAGAGCTCGAAGAATGTGCCGCTCCGCCCCCTTCCTTCATCGGCATGGAGAACAGAAAGGGCTTCCTGCCGGGTAAAGCGGCATCTACCGGTCCTTCTTACCCACAGGGTGTTGCCGTGTGGGCGGCCAATACTCACTTTCAGAATCCCGGTGGTGCCGTGACTAGCGGACATGGCTCAACCAATCACGCGGCGTCGCaggcgcatttaaaatggctgCCGGCGATGGAGGAGATTCCAGAGAACTACGAAGAGGACGACTTGGAGAGCGTGCTCAGCCAGCGGCAGGGAAAACGCAATGACACGAGACACGAAGTTGTCGACGCTAGCGAACTGGTTGCCGAAATTAACAAATTGCTTCAAGACGTACGCCAGAGCTAA